A part of Amyelois transitella isolate CPQ chromosome 12, ilAmyTran1.1, whole genome shotgun sequence genomic DNA contains:
- the LOC106142569 gene encoding TBC1 domain family member 16, which produces MPLPELIKRASSYFLGLEFDDNEELPDYVDNEILFCKNNVCVHPPTIARHELDIIHHPGYLTVTTKVFTDQHNNTKRPTLFLNWIPNTTLRRCPSAVETSPSDEIGCAVKSANLKEIPKPLKEVKVTKVDANNENAFSDSSETTSLNSNSDKLSVKSSDTRYTQNDTTQDELSSSSKPTVKSIDSTKDNVFSSFEKEESNELFSDKHVRSQSMTSVNITIANPNIENVDLTPDSISGDRFIRSLSMSSCDEGNPNWMSTPEFLALKHNLVFPDSVHSSPVPQRRAPMKCRRFSVDLSQMRSLRLFFNDDNCTCGQLVVASRESQYKILHFHHGGLDHLAQVLHRWHSLLHNIKLTPGSEEPNIPYRHFMVCRPEVQKSEQHPEEGKLPKITPELFYGKVMNSKGVIEDDLFLRKCVFFGGLDKELRREVWPFLLHCYPYNSTYDEREIILQIRTREYEEITRRRLEKMTPEQHAVFWKTVQCVIEKDVVRTDRGNPFFAGENNYNIEIMKNILLNYAVYNPVLGYTQGMSDLLAPVLCEIQCEAEAFWCFVGLMQRAIFVCTPTDNDMDNNLSYLRELIRLMLPHFYKHLEKHVDAMELLFCHRWILLCFKREFTEAVALRMWEACWANYQTDYFHLFLCLAIIAVYADDVIAQDLNTDEMLLHFSSLAMYMDGRLILRKARGLLYQFRQLVRIPCTLVGMCQRCGPGIWDSTHRPSVECTGAHDVCAYAVQ; this is translated from the exons ATGCCGCTGCCCGAACTTATAAAGAGAGCCTCCAGCTACTTCCTCGGCCTGGAGTTCGACGACAACGAGGAACTTCCCGACTATGTCGACAACGAAATTctgttttgtaaaaacaatGTGTGCGTACATCCTCCGACTATTGCTCGCCACGAACTCGACATCATCCACCATCCTGGGTACTTAACGGTCACAACCAAGGTATTTACTGACCAACACAATAATACTAAACGACCCACTCTATTCCTAAATTGGATACCCAATACCACGCTGCGAAGGTGTCCTTCAGCAGTGGAAACGAGTCCCAGCGACGAAATTGGATGTGCTGTTAAATCTGCGAATCTTAAAGAAATACCAAAACCTCTAAAGGAAGTTAAGGTGACGAAAGTCGATGCTAACAACGAAAATGCATTTTCAGATTCATCAGAAACCACTAGTCTAAATTCTAACTCTGACAAATTAAGTGTAAAGTCGTCTGATACTAGATATACGCAGAATGATACGACACAGGACGAATTATCGTCGAGCTCAAAGCCGACCGTGAAATCAATTGACTCAACAAAAGATAACGTATTCAGTAGCTTCGAAAAGGAGGAGTCCAACGAATTGTTCAGTGATAAACATGTCCGTTCTCAATCAATGACTTCTGTAAACATAACTATCGCTAACCCTAATATTGAGAATGTGGACCTTACACCCGATTCCATATCTGGGGACAGATTTATAAGGTCGTTATCGATGAGTTCGTGCGACGAGGGCAATCCAAACTGGATGAGTACTCCAGAATTTCTGGCTTTGAAGCACAATTTGGTGTTTCCGGATAGCGTGCATAGCTCGCCGGTTCCACAGCGCCGGGCGCCTATGAAATGTCGAAG GTTTTCCGTCGACCTGAGCCAAATGCGTTCCCTGCGGCTGTTCTTCAACGACGACAATTGCACCTGTGGCCAGCTGGTGGTGGCCTCACGGGAGTCTCAGTACAAGATCCTGCACTTCCACCACGGCGGCTTGGACCACTTGGCGCAGGTCCTTCATCGGTGGCATTCGCTTCTGCACAACATTAAACTGACGCCTG GGTCAGAGGAGCCAAATATCCCATATCGCCACTTCATGGTTTGCCGACCTGAAGTCCAAAAATCTGAACAGCACCCCGAAGAAGGAAAGCTTCCAAAAATTACTCCTGAATTGTTCTACGGCAAGGTTATGAACAGCAAAGGAGTTATAGAAGATGATCTGTTTCTGAGGAAATGTGTGTTCTTCGGAGGTCTCGATAAGGAACTGAGGAGGGAAGTGTGGCCGTTTTTGCTTCACTGTTATCCGTACAATTCTACGTATGATGAGAGAGAAATAATTCTGCAGATAAGAACGAGGGAATATGAAGAAATAACGCGCCGAAGGTTGGAGAAGATGACGCCAGAGCAGCACGCGGTTTTCTGGAAGACAGTGCAGTGCGTCATAGAGAAGGATGTAGTGAGGACCGATAGAGGGAACCCATTCTTTGCGGGAGAAAACAATtacaatatagaaataatgaAGAATATTTTGCTGAATTACGCAGTTTATAATCCGGTTTTGGG TTACACCCAGGGCATGAGTGACCTTCTGGCTCCTGTGCTGTGTGAGATACAATGCGAGGCTGAAGCCTTCTGGTGCTTCGTGGGGTTGATGCAGAGAGCTATCTTCGTCTGCACGCCGACAGACAACGACATGGATAATAACCTT AGTTACTTGCGGGAATTGATCAGGCTGATGTTGCCACATTTCTACAAACACCTAGAGAAGCACGTAGACGCCATGGAATTGCTTTTCTGCCATCGTTGGATACTATT ATGTTTCAAACGCGAATTCACGGAAGCCGTAGCCCTTCGGATGTGGGAGGCCTGCTGGGCGAACTACCAGACTGACTACTTCCACCTGTTCTTGTGCTTGGCCATTATTGCTGTCTATGCCGATGACGTTATCGCGCAGGACCTCAACACAGATGAGATGCTGCTCCATTTCAGCTCACTAG CAATGTACATGGACGGACGTCTTATCCTGCGCAAGGCTCGCGGCCTTCTGTACCAGTTCCGTCAACTCGTGCGCATCCCGTGCACGCTGGTGGGGATGTGCCAGCGTTGCGGGCCCGGGATCTGGGACTCCACTCACAGACCCAGCGTGGAATGTACTGGAGCCCATGACGTATGTGCATACGCTGTGCAGTAG